One stretch of Juglans microcarpa x Juglans regia isolate MS1-56 chromosome 3D, Jm3101_v1.0, whole genome shotgun sequence DNA includes these proteins:
- the LOC121254081 gene encoding 14-3-3-like protein GF14 iota — MSTEKERETQVYLAKLAEQAERYEEMVECMKRVAKLDLELTVEERNLLSVGYKNVIGARRASWRIMSSIEQKEESKGNEQNVKLIKGYCQKVEEELSKICSDILAIIDKHLIPSSTSGEATVFYYKMKGDYYRYLAEFKTDQERKEAAEESLKGYEAASSTANTDLPSTHPIRLGLALNFSVFYYEIMNSPERACHLAKQAFDEAIAELDTLSEESYKDSTLIMQLLRDNLTLWTSDLPEDGGEDNLKGEESKPTEAER, encoded by the exons AAATGGTCGAGTGTATGAAAAGGGTAGCAAAACTTGATCTTGAACTGACTGTAGAGGAGAGGAATCTCCTATCAGTGGGATACAAAAATGTCATTGGTGCTCGCAGAGCTTCTTGGCGCATTATGTCATCCATTGAACAAAAGGAAGAGTCCAAGGGAAATGAGCAAAATGTTAAACTTATTAAGGGTTACTGCCAGAAGGTCGAGGAGGAACTCTCCAAGATATGCAGTGACATTCTTGCTATCATTGACAAGCACCTGATTCCCTCTTCCACTTCAGGAGAAGCCACAGTTTTTTACTACAAAAT GAAAGGTGATTATTATCGGTATCTTGCTGAGTTCAAGACTGACCAGGAAAGGAAAGAGGCAGCTGAGGAGTCATTGAAGGGATATGAG GCTGCTTCATCAACTGCAAACACAGATCTTCCATCAACCCATCCAATCCGTCTTGGCCTTGCTCTCAATTTCTCTGTATTCTACTATGAGATAATGAATTCTCCTGAGAG GGCCTGCCATTTGGCTAAACAAGCATTCGACGAGGCAATTGCAGAGCTGGACACCTTGAGTGAGGAGTCTTACAAGGACAGTACCCTGATCATGCAGTTGTTGAGAGACAACCTTACTCTCTGGACCTCTGATTTGCCTGAAGATGGAG GTGAAGACAACCTCAAAGGTGAAGAGTCCAAGCCTACTGAAGCCGAG CGTTGA